In Juglans regia cultivar Chandler chromosome 5, Walnut 2.0, whole genome shotgun sequence, the following are encoded in one genomic region:
- the LOC108990786 gene encoding auxin-responsive protein SAUR36-like — protein sequence MRKIRGFKLGKRLVRASKWIVRKTRIRTRYHRLNPPPPPSSKPKSNCKHMSKLVTWGQRLTNGAKKLCCKRPDSGYIPVGHEPIKEKEVAVPKGHLAVYVGQQDGDFRRVLVPVIYFNHPLFGELLREAEEEYGFQSQGGITIPCRISEFERIQTRIAAGCGGARGLKGNRNY from the coding sequence ATGAGAAAGATCAGAGGCTTCAAGCTTGGCAAACGGCTAGTCCGGGCTTCTAAATGGATCGTCCGGAAAACCCGGATCCGAACCAGATACCACCGGCTCAACCCACCACCGCCACCATCGAGCAAACCCAAGTCAAACTGCAAACATATGTCGAAGCTCGTCACCTGGGGCCAGCGGTTGACGAACGGGGCGAAAAAACTGTGTTGTAAGCGGCCTGACTCTGGTTATATACCCGTTGGGCATGAACCCATCAAAGAGAAGGAAGTAGCGGTACCTAAGGGGCACTTGGCGGTGTACGTCGGCCAACAGGACGGCGACTTTCGCAGGGTTCTGGTGCCCGTGATTTACTTCAACCATCCTCTGTTTGGTGAACTTCTAAGGGAAGCAGAAGAGGAATACGGATTTCAGAGCCAGGGCGGGATCACCATCCCCTGCCGGATATCGGAGTTCGAGAGGATCCAGACCCGTATAGCCGCCGGCTGCGGTGGTGCCAGGGGGCTGAAGGGGAACCGCAACtattga